Proteins encoded in a region of the Triticum dicoccoides isolate Atlit2015 ecotype Zavitan chromosome 3A, WEW_v2.0, whole genome shotgun sequence genome:
- the LOC119270943 gene encoding thioredoxin H-type-like — protein sequence MSLTTNVDVFKLPRRGYYWSYYIITSSQELESALAHPLAQTYPVVLMFWASWNEPCRVMMRPFRAMAVAKRRAAIFCQVDVDKFKDIVERYRVEALPTFLLLKQGMEKGRVVGAKVGDLSTIIMANI from the exons ATGTCATTGACCACCAATGTCGATG TGTTTAAGCTGCCCCGCAGAGGGTATTACTGGAGCTATTACATCATCACAAGTTCTCAAGAGCTAGAGTCCGCCCTGGCGCACCCTCTAGCGCAAACTTATCCG GTGGTGCTCATGTTCTGGGCGAGCTGGAACGAGCCATGCAGGGTGATGATGAGACCCTTCAGGGCCATGGCCGTGG ctaagaggAGGGCCGCCATATTCTGCCAGGTGGACGTCGACAAGTTCAAA GATATCGTGGAGCGGTACCGAGTGGAGGCGCTGCCGACGTTCCTGCTACTCAAGCAAGGCATGGAGAAGGGCAGGGTCGTCGGCGCCAAGGTCGGGGACCTCAGCACCATCATCATGGCCAACATATAA